CTATATTTCAGGTAAGACCTTGTCTGTCTTTAGAGATCCTTTCCTTTGGTATCTAGTCATTAGTTACTTGGAATCCTTCATGCTTCTTAGAGGGATCCTTCTGCTCTCTTCTTGGGGATAAGCCCATTTTTAAAGGGCTGCTTCCTACCAACCCCATCCTTCCTGGGTTTCTCCTATATTCTGGAAAAGATACAGAACTTTATCCAATGGGCTTACCTTCTGAAGGGAGCTATTCCCACCTTCTGCCATGGGCCCTCCCTTTTCTACTTAGTACAGGGTtaacctctgccccctccccccccagctctcTGTGTCAGGGCGATCGTTGAGGCAGGGCTCCCTTTAGTGGCCTCTATAAAATAACACAAGTGCCTCCACCATTAGAATGCCCTCTAGTGGTCACTACCCATGTAAGCAGGCTGCTTCTACTCCTGAGCGTCTTCTAGTGgctcccttcaggtcattacagCTGTCTTCCACCCTAAGAGCTCCCTCTGGTGGCTGGATCCTGTTGACGCATGTCCTAtatttatcacaatatataaTCCATTTGGGACAGAAGCTTCAGCATCCTGTCTCTTAGCTGTAAATAGCTTAGGCTGGGGAGGTCCTTCTCATTTTCAACTTCTAACCTTGCTAGATGTCATATATTTTCCTTGTATGTAattagcagggttttttttttcccaaatgcaGATGACCTGGATTTTACTTCTCTTTCAGCTGGCCTCTAGACTGACATATGAGTTTTATGTTTAACATCCTTTTACTTTGTAATACTTCAGATTGGATGTTGGATTTCATGCTCTAGCAGACATCTGTTCACTCCAGCTCATTGTTTTTTCTATTCTAGTCTGTCTCTGCATACTGAAGCAAAACTAGTCAGGCCTCTTGTTTATCTCTGTCAACTTAGCCAAGTCAGAGAGGTGAATAGCAACACATGGTTGCTTCTTCATTACAGACATAATATTTATTCTCTCAATTCTACGGAGCATTACTTTCTGATAAGGGTTTATAGGCCCACTCATATTCGGGACTGTCCCATGGTGGTGATGgtagagaaggaaaaattatcttacctgctaattttcttttcttcagtcctaccagaccagtccattgTCCCTCCTTGGCATATCTTTGGGGTGTTTAGCCATTCTactgcctttttattttattccagTGATGTCATCTGGTTTTCTGAGGGTTTCAATCTTGGGTTAGCACGTTAATCTGAAACAACATGTTGCTTTGTCAGTCAAAATGCTGAACCTGTATGCCTCCATGATGCCCTTAAGGAGTGAATCACGTGAAACTACTTtgattctctgtctccatctgctggttgatgacaaaacccacaggttctgggctggtctggtaggaataaaggaaagaaaattagcaggtaagatattTTTCCTTTCTACAGATATGGTGGTGGTAACTTTAGATTCTATTAATTAGTAAAGCATTGGCTTTGACTGAGGAATCCATAGGCTTGTATGAACTTGTACAGATACTTAATTATaacagaaagtgtgtgtgtgtgtgtttgtgtctgtctgtctgtctgtctgtcattagcccgaaatagactgaagttcaatgtggcttataaacaaacaataaagtggtatatcaaatcccatcccctttccctttttgtGTTATCTTCTAGCCTCAGCAAAAGTCATCAGGAAGAAATCCACTTCAGGATATCACAGCCCAAGCTGCTACTATCCTAGAGCCAAACATTTTGGCTGCTGCCCAATCTTCTGTATCCAAGCTGTCATCTTTGACTCCATTACTGAACACGGTAAGTTTAGAACCACTCTTAACTGATGCTCTAACCAGTACTATTAGCACGGTACTTCACTTTAACATAACTACAAAACTGCATAACACCCTCCAAGGTGTGCACAAGTCTAGTAAATATGTATGTTTTCTTTTAGTGAAACAATGTTGTGCACTCCTATAAGATTCCATTGCATCATACTACCCCTTCCCCCTTTATCCATAGTTCAccatctcctctttccccctcccttccctgcatgtagtccagtgtctctcctttccctccatgctcctcccccaggtgtccagcatctgTAACTTGGGCACCTACATTTATGCAacaaatgcatgtgtaaattatagaatactagcacttatgtctGTCAGTGTTACATCCTGCTTGTCCCTGGAGAACTGTAACGtactcactgatgggtgatgtcctcCAACTGAGGTCCCAAAAAACAAATGGGCAGGCAATCTACAAAATCCAGGATGggcaacaaaacagcagatcgatTGGCACAAAAAAGAGTccaaatttattcaccacataaaaatataaatgcataaataattaaaagcccaCTGGTATGGCTTTTTTTCACAGCCTTGGCAGTGCTGCACAAGAAGGCTTGCGCTTCTGGCTTTAGCCTATAAAGGAGCTCTTCAGCTTCCCTTGGGCTACAGGGGAAGAGCTCACCACTCATACATACCCTTTCCAGCCCACATACGAGACCATCTCAGTCCTTGGTCAGCTTTCATCTGCTCCTTCATTGCCATGTTTCTGATCAttaagaaggtaattttatagcaAGATAGGGCGCATAAATGCATATGatgtgcctgttttataaaggtgaGACAGGCTAATAAAATTCTCAAAATATTAACATGGACCTCAGCAGTGTCACTTAGATCTGTCTTCATTGCTCCAAGATTTACACACCCACCTTGTCGCTGGTCCTGTATTTTAAGATAGCTTTATCAAAAACATCTGTTCAAAATTTCTTTACTTTAGGAGCTTAAATTATTGAAATATTGAAAAATTCTAACAAGATAAATACTCATTTTTAAATGCTTgggaaaaaaccccaaatttcaaacaattacaaaaaaaagttttaagagaGAGAGTTTAAAGCTGTACAAGCATAACATGCTGACTACGCCATCCTGACTGGTAACTAATACACCTTCCAAGATGGCCACAGTGTTCTTTTCACCCCTTTTAACCAAAATCTAGAAAATCATCTGACTCAAAGAAGCCAGTGAGCAGAACCCACAAGTTAAACCAAAGTCATCCACTGTATTTCCACATTTAAGCCGTCTAAAGCACAACGTTGGATTTTCCAGCTGGGTACTGTATATGTCCCGATGGCTTAAATGTGGAAATAGAGTGGATGGCTTTGGTTTAACCTGTGGGTTCTGTTCACTGGCTTCTTTGAATCGCATGATTTTCTAAATTTTGGTTAGAAGGGGTGAAAAGAAtgctgcggccattttgaaaggtgtgtgtgtgtgttaccaGTCAGGATGTCGTAGTAGGCATGTTATGGTAGTATAGCTTTAAACTGTTTttcttaaaaagttttttttttttttttttttctgtaatggtTTGAAATTTGTTATCATTAATGATGTGGTTTTTTGCAGGGTAAGTTCCTTGATACAGCCTTGTGGTAAAACATGTTGGACACAATCCCCTGACTGACTAGAAAATTGTTTCTTTTTCAAACATCTAAAGATGAGTATTTATCTTGTTagaatttttcaataatttaagctCCTAAAGTGAAGAAATCTTTAATGGATGTTTTTGATAAAGCTATCTTAAAATACAGGACCAGCGACAAGGTGGGTGTGTAAATCTTGGAGTAAGGAGTTATGAAGATAGATCTCTAAGTGACACCTCTGAGGTCCATGTTAATATTCTGAGGAGAGTTTTATTATGACTGTCTCATTACTTGTGCTTTAAACTCTCCTGGTATCTATTATCTGCCTAtgttttataaaggtaacataCACACATGTGCCTATTTAAAATTATCTTAGGGCAAGGGTATTCAATGTCGGTTCTCAAGGTTCACAATccagttgggctttcaggatttccacaacgaGTATGTATGAGATCTtacatgcacttcctccattgtacacaaatagatctcttgcatattcgttgtggaaatcctgaaaacctgactaggacCTTGAGGACCGACGTTGAATACTCCTGTCTTAGGGAACGTAGGcgcacacatttatacctgctctaagGCAGGCACAATTGTGTGCATATATATACAAGTAATAAGTGTACATgcacatattttatttaatatgccCAAAAGTGCCATTCCATCCCCTCTGTCTCTATACTCTACCCTTGGAAATGCCTACTCATATATCTCATAAAAGCAGGTGTTTCTGTGTGCTTACACCATATGTGCATATGCCTACATGCAATTTCATAAGTAGTTAAACTCATAAAATGCTGTTCTACACACTTGAATCTCTTATAAATTTCCCCTTAAAATGGTTGTTTTTCAAATGATGCCTAGTAGGtggtcagagagagaggggagggggctgagggGCTAAAGGCCATGTTTTTAGCTCCTGTTTATTATTTTCACCATGTAAGGTTCATTTGTTTCCTAGTAAGTGCTTAATAAATCTTCTGTGAAATAGCTGCGACTTCGTAAACATGCTTACATCCTATGGTCATTTTACCTGTTATATGATTTTtcctaatttttgtatttttttttaacagactgACTACCAACCTAAAGCGTcattgagcaaaactgaaaagtTAGAATCTAGGATAGCTGCAGACACTGACTCGTCCACAGTCTATCTTCAGCCCAGCACCTTTCCCACAATATTATTCAGTACTGATCATAACCCAGAAGAGAAACTTAAGTCTGTTCTAGATCAGTTAGCTCTGGAGAATCATGACTTTGAATGCTCTGAAGGCAGGATTTCTCAGCTTTCTGAGCCTATTTCGTGCTTCCAACTGAGTCCATCTGCAGATTTTGCACTGCTCAGAGAACAAGAACAAATAGACATTTCAGCTCTGGATCTGTACAAAGCCTTGGTTCCTGAGTCACATGATCTAATGACTTTAACTTCACAAGTAGAATGTGATGGTGGTGAGGTAGCCTGCATGCCAGGGATGCATGGAGGTAATGAAGTTGGGATAGCTGAAAACACTGAGAATGAGATCAGTGAGACACTTGAGTCTTCTAAAGCAAATGCTTGTACTTTCCTAAATTGCACTGCAGTGCATTGCAACTTGGAAGCATTCAAGAGCATACAACCTCCCTTGGAATGTGACTTATCTTCTGTCTCTTTGACACACATTTCACCCCAGGCCCCTCTTCTCAATGGTAGCACAGATGTTGCTTTTAGTAAAGTCTTGGCAGCAGCACAGTCTGATCCTGTGGTAGATGAGACTTGTAAGGTAGATACATCTATTCTCTACTCAGCTGATCTGGAAGATGGAGATCTGTTTGTTCATGATGCAACTGAAGAATTAAAAGCATTGCTGGATGTTTCCCAGCTGTGCAAACTGATGGCAAGCTCGCCACAAGTCGCTAAAGGACAGGAAATTGACCATTTATCTAGAACTGTAAAAGCAGATGGCATTCCATTCACAGAGAGTACATTTCCCCTAGATATAACTTATTCTGAAAGCTGCCTATCAAATACTAAAACGTCTGAACACTCAGCACAGGATACATGGAGTTCTTTGACTGCCAGAGGAGATTTGTCAAAATCTTTCACCTCTAATTTGTTGCACCTGCATGAAGATGGAAGCTTGGGGTATTCTTTAAACAAAGTTGATACTGCTGAGGACAGATGCCCCCAAACAGAGAGTGATAGACAACATCTGTTGCAGTTAaaggaaaatgaccttcaaaCCAAGACCCCTCACACAGAGAACAGATCTACTTCAAGCTGCAAAGATCAAGAAAATAGAGGAGAAACTGATTTAATTGTGAAAAAAGAGGAATACATCTGCAATTTCATCCTTCCTTCtgaagaagaaaagaaggaaagacTTTCGATTCATATGCCTGCAGAAGCAGACACCTGGACAATGCCCAAGATCAGCAGAAGCATGAGCCCAGTCATTAGCTCCAGTGCAGTGACATGGGTGACCCCCATTATGTTACTGGAAAAGAGCACGAACACTTCAGTAGCGTGTGAGGCTGTGAGGTGTGGCATATTGTCGCCAGTTTCACAGCGATCTAGCAGTACCAGCATAACTCCTGTTACTAGGTCCTGTGCGGTGACATGGGTGACCCCAATAGCCCTACTGGAGAGAAGCATGAACACATCTGGAGACTTCAGCAGGATCATGGGGAAGGGAGAGACATGTGTGaaggacagtgctgctgaaactGACTCCCTGCTCTGGAAGTAAGTGCTTTATAAAGCAAACTTTATTGCAAGAAGTACTTTGCTCTCTTCTTTGTAACGTGCCATTTCTGGATGTATTGTAAACTTCCAGTATGGAAGACATGAGATGACATGGGACCTGGGCTGTATTCTGAAACCTAGAAGATCTAGTGGAAATGTAAGCACGCATGCAGCCAGGCCTGTCTGGTAAGCTATCAGGAGAAAGTAGGAGGTCGGGAGTTCAGGCAATGACCACACTAGTAggggataatattcagcctgtggtgatCAGCCTTTTAAAAACTGGTGTTTTTCTACTCATTGGGCTGACCACTGTGAGTAGACTTGACCCTGGATGTTCAGTTCTGGAtcatgtccaggctccagcattgaatatttggataTGTGCAGTTACCCAGAAGATATTCAGACCAATGCCCAGTTAGGTTATCCAAACATTatctaacataaaaacataagtgttgccatactgggacagactgaaggtccgtcaagcctagcatcctgtttccaacagtggccaatccaggttctaagtacctggcaaggtcccaaaacagtgcaatacattttatgctgcttatcctagaaataagcattggattttccccaagtccatcttaacaatgacttatagacttttcttttaagaagctatccaaacctttttaaaaccctacattctctggcaatgaattccagactttaattacacgttgagtgaagaaatattttttctgatttattttaaatttactacgttttagcctcattgcatgccccctagtcttagtattattggaaagagtaaacaagcgattcacgtccacccgttccactccactcattattttatagatctcaatcatatctcccctcaaccgtcttcaagttgaagagccctagccactttagcctttcctcataaggaagttgtcccatccactttataattttcgtcgcccttctctgtaccttttctaattccactatatctttttttgagttgcggtaaccagaattgagcacaatattcgaggtgcggtcacaccatgaagcgatacaaaggcaacatcctcatttttgttttctattcctttcctaatcatacctaactttctatttgctttcttagggtTTCAGTGTATATCAttggtgacacctagatccctttccaggtcagtgactcctaatgtggaaccttgcatcatgtaactatagttcaggttcctctttcccacatgcatccctttgcacttgctcacattaaacatcatctgccatttggattcccagtctcccagtctcgtaaggtcatcttgcaatttttcacagtcctcttgctatttaacaactttgaataactttgtgtcatgagcagatttaattacctcactagttactcccatctctagatcatttataaatattttaaaaagcagcatcccagcacagacctctggagaaccccactatctacccttctcctttgagaatactgaccatttcatcctactctctgttttctatcttttaaccagtttttaatccacaatagaacactaccttctattccatgactctccaatttcctctggagtctttcatgaggttctttgtcaaatgccttttgaaatcaagatacacagtatcaaccggctcacttttattcacatgtttgttcaccccttcaaagaaatgtagtagattggtgagacaagatttcccttcactaaatccatgttggctttgtctcattaatccatgcttttgaatatgctctgtaattttgttcttttataatagtctctaccattttgcctggcaccgacgtcaggctcactggtctataatttcccggatcacctctggaaccttttaaaaaaaaattaggattacactggccaccctccaatgttctggtaccatgcttgattttaaagatagacaatagttctgcaatcagtactcagggatgaataccatccggtccagaagatttgctactctccaatttgtcaaattgcatcattacatcttccaggtttatagatatttcattcagtttctctgactcagttttgaataccatttctggcacaggtatctctcctaaatattcctcggtgaagaccgaagcaaagaattcatttaatcattccgctatggctttgtcttccacaagtgccccttttatcccttggttatctagcagtccaaccgattcttttgccggcttcttttaatatacctaaaaaaatgttttactatcctgcttataatcgaacgaaaaaaacgcccaagagtcgacctaaatcgggagatggacgttaatctcacaaaaacgagtaaatccatataattgaaagcaatgtttcagtgcgtccgtgtcgctcgtatgtggacgtaaaaacgtccaaataagaggcgtgtcgggggcgtgttaggggcggtgatacgacgtgggcgggtacaacgtataacgaatagcgaaatggctctggttgagcgggaagatgggcgtaatatgatggacccgaaataaaagcgaccagagcaaggaggaaatcgtctttagacccattagcgattgtgtgtagttggagagtggcgatattgttggtggaagagctgaagtggtggttgcagagagaaagccgagcgtgttgagtacctgtgacggtcgtctgtgtgccctgcctctttttgtgtcttaccctttcaccgttccttactcctactcctttgctccatcttccccttcccctccccctatccctccccatttactcttcccacgtgtatactctattccctgacctccgtttgtctctgtgtgcctgtactgtttggcgagtgagtggccagagggcgtggtggctgggaagtgacagatctgtgtgtgttgctgtttgtttgactactagtcctaatacttgcactggtggtggggatatggatgcacttaatgcacttgtggcatgcatgctacacgaagaggccacccaccgcaggaggtattcacggccccgagtgtttaggccccgcaccaccttcctacaactcactgaccagcagtgtctaacaaggttcaggtttgatagggccaccattcgtcagctgtgtgagcagctgaaccccctccttcagccccagacacgtaggagtaaccccatccctgcccacctcaaaatcacttccgctctctctgtcctggccactggcagtttcaatccgtattagctgctaacacaggcctcacccaggcttctatttcacactgtctcacccagttcctggatgccttcataactcacacctcacactacatcactttccccacc
This sequence is a window from Microcaecilia unicolor chromosome 13, aMicUni1.1, whole genome shotgun sequence. Protein-coding genes within it:
- the LOC115482391 gene encoding uncharacterized protein LOC115482391, producing the protein MWTVKEAALDENELGPLQTPQQKSSGRNPLQDITAQAATILEPNILAAAQSSVSKLSSLTPLLNTTDYQPKASLSKTEKLESRIAADTDSSTVYLQPSTFPTILFSTDHNPEEKLKSVLDQLALENHDFECSEGRISQLSEPISCFQLSPSADFALLREQEQIDISALDLYKALVPESHDLMTLTSQVECDGGEVACMPGMHGGNEVGIAENTENEISETLESSKANACTFLNCTAVHCNLEAFKSIQPPLECDLSSVSLTHISPQAPLLNGSTDVAFSKVLAAAQSDPVVDETCKVDTSILYSADLEDGDLFVHDATEELKALLDVSQLCKLMASSPQVAKGQEIDHLSRTVKADGIPFTESTFPLDITYSESCLSNTKTSEHSAQDTWSSLTARGDLSKSFTSNLLHLHEDGSLGYSLNKVDTAEDRCPQTESDRQHLLQLKENDLQTKTPHTENRSTSSCKDQENRGETDLIVKKEEYICNFILPSEEEKKERLSIHMPAEADTWTMPKISRSMSPVISSSAVTWVTPIMLLEKSTNTSVACEAVRCGILSPVSQRSSSTSITPVTRSCAVTWVTPIALLERSMNTSGDFSRIMGKGETCVKDSAAETDSLLWK